In one window of Pedosphaera parvula Ellin514 DNA:
- a CDS encoding neutral/alkaline non-lysosomal ceramidase N-terminal domain-containing protein, with protein MKKYLLFGMVLARIASSQLAHAQWTDGQHLAGMILETNRTSAERESFINGHPWEADVLVSVMTTNLPNDSVEESARIPWIWRVAIAAGKRNNAIELKSLLNVALPKANEPLRDWQAVVIGGGIINGLSLQGIWPDDRVAELLLGDKDLQTRWDRTLDLASAMAENVQVKSGTRYDALRIIGVDTWERRGAQLEKYLAKDANAELQQGAVSGLADMKSKNVGPTLVKNLQNLSDRNRAFALDALLRDDSRVAVLLDAVDQKKVSRSTLGVERIGKLEAVSNKKLRARAQKDFARTFPVNGGSTYHVGIAKVDITPNYPIRLNGYLARKAESTGVLHPLYAKALAIGADKEGPAILISVDNCIVPKKVRDELAGRLAKKGIASEKFAMLVSHTHTAPKLAGAADNIYGSDIPAEDQAHIDRYTREFVDALEKVAITALKNRAPAKLAWGQTKAGFGGNRRTKGGPVDHDVPVLLVTQPNGTLRGILVSYACHCTTLDGTETRICPDWAGYTQQYLEDVYPGVVAMTGIGCGADQNPFPRPGVDMAKQHGSELASAVDELLLKDLTPLNGKLECRSKQIALPFDTLPTREEYQKRAEDQDKSHYPIIYHAKKQLARLDRGEKLMTELPYLVQEWNFGNDLAMAFLPGEVVVDYSLRLKKEFDASHLWVNGYANYVPCYIPSKRIWSEGGYEGGGAMVYYDLPTRLSEKTEDLIVSAVHDIVPKQFVSNEQVSEFPAPLSPQEALKSFRTKPGFTVDLAASEPQIVDPVAIDFGTDGKLWVVEMHDYPMGVKGDYAPGGRVKLLTSSKHDGHYDKSTTFIENIPFPTGIMQWRKGVLICTAPDILYAEDTDGDGKADVVKKLFTGFATHNFQARVNGLRWGLDNWVYAAAGLFGGTIRSELAGKIYELSGRDFRFNPDTGDFEPVSGLSQQSRVRDDWGNWFGCDNSNLAWNWPLEERYIRRNPFVAAPEPRVTVPQYPDPNVLFPVSQTLERFNHPESANRTTSACGIGLYTDILLGQDYYGNSFTCEPVHNLVRRLVLKTDGIAFSGSKPDDEQQTEFFASTDSWSRPVEVRTGPDGALWISDMYRFVIEHPKWIPAERLAKLDVRAGDDKGRVYRVYPTAGKLRPIHDLTSLSTAKLVALLDSPNGTERDLIHRELYQRADKSAIKPLEQLASKSSNPAVRVQALCALEGLKGLQLETLQQALADKDSNVRRQAMRLSENFLRGTSASALGESLLKLASDSDPGVRFQLALTLGEWDDIRAGQALGNLARSSLSNHWMRAAVLSSAVNQPGEILKGVLALPADTANRGEMVGQLIATASGAKNPKTFESILVAIAPVNGENIPQWQLVALGNLQEALGRQKLSLNSFAESSDASIREAAKRIQSGIASAGAIAANSKAPVADREASVRLLAWSNDERDLKSLVSLATQTTNTRLQKAANKSLHVQRNPKVPEMLLAGWPQYSPSVREHVLDILLSRDEGIDQLFSAVEQKTIAPTEIPIANRQQLQKSSNPKIQQRAAALLPLHTSDRTQVLKKFSDVAHLAGNPEHGAQIFTETCATCHHLKGVGNSVGPDLAALNDKSIEDFLVAILDPNAAIEPRFIQYNIEVKDGRSLSGVIQNETATSLTLVQPGGIHETILRSEISEMRASSLSLMPEGLEEGKKPQDFADLIAYLKSQPSQFGSASPEKAAAARKSFLADGYDLARVVSASEAMPYPGWLGTLMLSHCRQTDGNSKVEWETKPVDDLNPHGMNTFRVPVAMGLLSNPSGKFYLKVNGRSGVDFDVSINDAVWKNPASEVILQYHVMENNPEDSNGVLTISVRGEWLKSGKPIVFEVTGSASNSQRWFGIYTMEPQSQASRN; from the coding sequence ATGAAAAAATACCTCCTTTTTGGAATGGTCTTGGCTCGTATTGCAAGCTCCCAACTCGCCCACGCTCAATGGACCGATGGCCAGCATCTTGCAGGCATGATTCTCGAGACGAACAGGACCAGTGCTGAGCGAGAGTCATTCATTAACGGTCATCCGTGGGAAGCGGACGTGTTGGTCTCAGTCATGACGACGAATCTTCCGAACGACAGCGTGGAAGAGTCCGCGCGCATTCCGTGGATCTGGCGTGTCGCCATCGCTGCCGGGAAGCGAAACAATGCCATTGAGCTGAAATCCTTGCTTAATGTCGCCTTGCCAAAAGCCAACGAGCCTCTCCGTGACTGGCAGGCCGTGGTCATTGGCGGCGGTATCATCAATGGGCTCAGTCTTCAAGGCATCTGGCCGGATGATCGCGTGGCAGAACTGCTCCTTGGTGATAAGGACTTGCAGACCCGCTGGGACCGCACCCTCGATCTCGCCTCTGCCATGGCCGAGAATGTCCAAGTCAAGAGCGGCACCCGATATGACGCGCTTCGAATCATCGGTGTAGACACATGGGAACGCCGCGGTGCTCAGCTGGAAAAGTATCTGGCGAAGGATGCCAATGCCGAGCTGCAGCAAGGGGCGGTGAGTGGCCTTGCTGACATGAAATCCAAAAATGTTGGCCCCACACTCGTTAAGAACCTGCAAAACCTCTCGGATCGTAATCGCGCTTTTGCCTTGGATGCTCTGCTGCGTGACGATTCCCGGGTTGCTGTCTTGCTCGATGCCGTGGATCAAAAGAAGGTCTCCCGCTCGACTCTCGGTGTTGAACGAATCGGCAAGTTGGAAGCAGTTTCGAACAAAAAACTCCGCGCGCGTGCTCAAAAAGATTTTGCTCGTACTTTTCCTGTAAATGGCGGCTCCACCTATCATGTCGGTATCGCCAAGGTTGATATTACGCCAAATTATCCTATCCGCCTGAACGGTTATCTCGCTCGCAAAGCCGAGTCGACCGGTGTGCTGCATCCCCTCTATGCCAAGGCTCTGGCCATCGGTGCCGATAAAGAAGGGCCCGCCATTCTCATTTCGGTGGATAACTGTATCGTTCCGAAAAAGGTGCGCGACGAACTCGCCGGGCGACTCGCTAAGAAGGGCATTGCCTCTGAAAAGTTCGCTATGCTGGTTTCTCATACCCACACCGCCCCGAAACTCGCCGGTGCTGCCGATAACATTTATGGCTCCGACATTCCCGCTGAAGATCAAGCCCACATCGACCGTTACACGCGCGAGTTTGTTGATGCCTTGGAGAAGGTTGCCATTACTGCGCTGAAGAATCGTGCTCCTGCCAAATTGGCTTGGGGACAAACCAAGGCAGGCTTCGGCGGAAATCGTCGAACCAAGGGCGGGCCAGTGGACCACGATGTTCCGGTTCTCCTCGTGACTCAACCAAATGGAACACTGCGGGGCATCCTGGTCAGTTACGCCTGTCATTGCACCACGCTGGATGGAACGGAAACCAGAATCTGCCCTGACTGGGCCGGTTATACTCAACAATACCTTGAAGATGTTTACCCTGGCGTCGTCGCCATGACTGGCATCGGCTGCGGGGCAGATCAAAATCCTTTTCCACGCCCGGGAGTGGACATGGCCAAACAGCACGGCAGCGAACTCGCGTCTGCAGTAGACGAATTACTCTTGAAGGATCTGACTCCTCTGAATGGTAAACTGGAATGCCGCAGCAAACAAATTGCCCTCCCATTCGACACCTTGCCCACACGTGAGGAATACCAGAAGCGCGCCGAGGATCAGGATAAATCTCACTATCCCATTATCTACCACGCCAAGAAGCAGCTCGCCCGACTTGATCGCGGCGAAAAGTTGATGACCGAACTGCCGTATCTCGTTCAGGAATGGAATTTCGGCAACGACCTCGCCATGGCCTTCCTTCCCGGTGAAGTGGTGGTTGATTATTCCCTGCGTCTCAAAAAGGAATTTGATGCGTCACATCTCTGGGTGAACGGATATGCCAACTACGTTCCTTGCTACATTCCCTCAAAGCGCATCTGGAGCGAAGGCGGTTACGAGGGTGGGGGAGCGATGGTCTATTACGACCTGCCAACCCGGTTGTCGGAAAAAACTGAAGACCTCATCGTGAGCGCGGTTCATGACATCGTGCCGAAGCAATTTGTTTCCAACGAGCAGGTCTCTGAGTTTCCTGCTCCTCTATCTCCGCAGGAAGCCCTCAAGTCCTTCCGCACCAAACCGGGTTTCACAGTCGATCTCGCCGCCAGCGAACCTCAGATCGTCGACCCCGTTGCCATCGACTTCGGCACCGACGGCAAGCTCTGGGTGGTCGAAATGCACGACTACCCGATGGGCGTAAAGGGCGACTATGCACCTGGCGGCCGTGTAAAATTGCTGACCAGCAGCAAGCACGACGGTCATTACGACAAGTCAACCACCTTCATCGAAAATATCCCGTTTCCAACCGGCATCATGCAATGGCGCAAAGGTGTGCTCATCTGCACCGCCCCTGATATTTTGTATGCAGAGGACACCGATGGCGATGGCAAAGCTGACGTGGTCAAAAAGCTTTTCACCGGATTTGCCACACATAACTTTCAGGCCCGCGTGAACGGTCTTCGTTGGGGGCTTGATAATTGGGTCTATGCAGCAGCAGGTCTTTTCGGTGGGACCATCCGCAGCGAACTTGCTGGAAAAATCTACGAGCTCAGCGGTCGCGATTTTCGTTTCAATCCGGACACCGGCGATTTTGAACCAGTGAGCGGACTGAGCCAGCAAAGCCGTGTGCGCGATGATTGGGGCAATTGGTTTGGCTGCGATAACAGCAATCTCGCCTGGAACTGGCCCTTGGAAGAACGCTACATTCGCCGAAATCCTTTCGTAGCCGCCCCCGAGCCTCGGGTGACCGTTCCTCAATATCCCGACCCGAATGTCCTTTTTCCCGTCAGCCAAACGTTGGAACGCTTCAATCATCCCGAATCTGCCAATCGCACTACTTCAGCCTGCGGCATTGGTCTTTATACTGATATTCTGCTCGGCCAGGATTATTACGGGAACTCCTTCACCTGCGAACCGGTGCACAACCTCGTTCGCCGCCTGGTGCTCAAAACCGATGGCATTGCTTTCTCCGGCTCCAAGCCTGATGATGAGCAGCAAACGGAATTCTTTGCGTCGACAGATAGTTGGTCCCGTCCAGTGGAAGTTCGCACCGGCCCTGATGGTGCCTTGTGGATCTCTGACATGTACCGCTTCGTTATTGAACATCCCAAGTGGATTCCCGCCGAACGCCTCGCCAAGCTCGATGTCCGTGCCGGCGATGACAAAGGCCGCGTTTATCGTGTCTATCCCACAGCCGGAAAGCTGCGCCCTATTCACGATCTAACCAGCCTTTCCACCGCCAAACTGGTTGCCTTGCTCGATTCTCCTAATGGAACCGAACGTGATCTCATCCACCGTGAGCTGTATCAACGTGCCGATAAATCAGCCATCAAGCCTCTGGAACAACTCGCTTCGAAGAGTTCCAATCCTGCCGTGCGCGTACAAGCTCTTTGCGCTTTGGAAGGTTTGAAGGGCCTGCAACTGGAAACTCTTCAGCAGGCGCTTGCCGATAAGGATTCCAACGTGCGCCGTCAGGCCATGAGACTCAGCGAAAATTTTCTGCGCGGTACATCAGCCTCGGCTCTCGGTGAATCGCTGTTGAAACTCGCATCAGATTCCGATCCCGGCGTCCGTTTCCAGCTGGCGCTGACCCTGGGCGAGTGGGACGACATACGCGCCGGTCAGGCTCTGGGAAATCTCGCCAGATCCAGCTTGTCTAATCATTGGATGCGGGCGGCCGTGCTTAGTTCCGCTGTGAACCAGCCCGGTGAAATTCTTAAAGGCGTCCTGGCCCTGCCGGCCGACACTGCCAATCGTGGCGAAATGGTGGGGCAGTTGATTGCCACTGCTTCCGGTGCAAAAAATCCTAAAACATTCGAATCCATCCTTGTTGCCATTGCTCCTGTAAATGGAGAAAATATTCCTCAATGGCAACTGGTTGCCTTGGGCAATCTGCAAGAAGCCCTGGGCCGCCAAAAGCTCTCGCTCAACTCCTTTGCTGAATCTTCAGATGCTTCCATCCGGGAAGCGGCGAAACGCATCCAGTCAGGCATCGCCTCCGCCGGAGCCATTGCCGCCAATTCCAAGGCTCCGGTCGCTGATCGTGAAGCATCGGTGCGACTGCTGGCCTGGTCAAACGATGAACGCGACCTGAAGTCGCTTGTCTCCCTTGCCACTCAAACCACCAATACGCGCCTTCAAAAGGCCGCGAATAAATCATTGCATGTTCAACGCAATCCCAAGGTCCCTGAGATGCTGCTCGCGGGTTGGCCGCAATACTCCCCATCCGTGCGCGAACATGTGCTCGACATCTTGTTGAGCCGTGATGAAGGCATTGACCAACTTTTCAGCGCCGTGGAGCAGAAAACCATTGCGCCGACGGAAATTCCCATTGCCAACCGTCAGCAGTTGCAAAAATCTTCCAACCCAAAAATCCAGCAGCGAGCCGCCGCGCTCCTGCCTTTGCATACGAGCGATCGCACCCAGGTGTTGAAAAAGTTTTCAGATGTGGCCCATCTCGCGGGCAATCCCGAGCATGGCGCGCAAATCTTCACCGAAACTTGCGCCACCTGTCACCATCTCAAGGGCGTGGGTAATTCTGTCGGGCCCGACCTGGCTGCGCTTAACGACAAATCAATTGAAGACTTCCTGGTCGCCATCCTGGATCCCAACGCCGCCATTGAACCTCGCTTCATCCAATACAATATTGAAGTGAAGGATGGTCGTTCGCTCTCCGGCGTGATTCAAAACGAAACCGCCACCAGCCTCACGCTGGTTCAACCTGGCGGCATTCACGAAACTATCCTGCGCTCGGAAATCTCCGAAATGCGCGCCTCGAGTCTTTCACTGATGCCTGAAGGCTTGGAGGAAGGTAAAAAGCCCCAGGATTTCGCGGATTTAATCGCGTATTTGAAATCTCAACCTTCACAATTCGGCAGCGCCAGCCCGGAAAAGGCCGCGGCGGCGCGTAAGAGTTTCCTGGCCGATGGCTATGATCTGGCCCGGGTTGTCTCTGCTTCTGAAGCCATGCCTTATCCAGGCTGGCTGGGCACGTTGATGCTTTCCCACTGCCGTCAAACGGACGGGAATTCAAAAGTCGAATGGGAAACCAAGCCGGTTGACGATCTCAATCCCCACGGCATGAATACTTTTCGCGTTCCAGTTGCCATGGGACTCTTATCCAATCCGTCAGGTAAGTTTTATTTGAAGGTGAATGGACGCTCCGGGGTTGACTTCGACGTCTCCATCAACGATGCCGTTTGGAAAAATCCTGCTTCCGAAGTCATCTTGCAATACCATGTCATGGAAAATAATCCAGAAGACAGCAACGGAGTGCTTACCATTAGCGTTCGTGGTGAGTGGTTGAAGTCTGGCAAACCCATTGTCTTTGAAGTCACCGGTTCGGCCTCGAACAGCCAGCGCTGGTTCGGCATCTATACCATGGAACCGCAATCTCAGGCCAGTCGGAACTGA